The DNA region TAGTGGCAAGGCTTTCATTAAATCCTTCTTAGCCATCGATAAACCCATAGTGCGATCGCTCAAAAGTAGAGTTAGGAAAGCTTGATAAATTCCCCAGTGCCACAAGCAACATCTAAAGTTTTTGCTGGGGATTTAATTTGCGCTCATCTTTGAGAACAGCAGAATCAGGCTTCGGCAGATAGCGGTTATAACCTATGGGAGCAAATACCGATTTTGCCCAGTACCACCACCACTGAAAGTATGAATAAGGATTGTCATTGGTAAAATACTCAGGAGCAATCTGCTTGATTTTGGGCAGATGTATCCAGGGAACGCTAGGAAAAGTATGATGTTCATCATGATAGCCGGTATTAAAAAAGGGAATGTTAGTCCAGCTATAGGTTGAGAAAGTCTTGCCTTGTTGATAGATGTGATGTTCGGCGATCGATTGTCCCCTAAAAGTGATGCCCCAGTTACTTACCATCAGGGTTAAACTCCAAAAGAGATATAGAGCAGCTTGAGGGCTAAAAACAACCCAAGCAAAAGTATAAAGAGACAAGCTAATTATAGTTAGTAAAATATTGAATCCAGGAGAAATTTTGGCAGGTTTTACTTGACGAGTATCGGCTTTCACCAGACGAGAAATAATTAAGTCAGTAATAATCATGCCTCCTGGCAAGAGATGTAGCAGACTTTCGGTTATGCGCCAGCAAATATGATTGCTAGCGAATTTTACGCGATTACGATCCCACAGCTCATGATCGTACTGGTAATCATTGAGCTGGAGATGATGGGTTTTGCCATGTAGCCACAGATAATTCAAAGACTCACCAAAGGAAAGTGAGCCACAGATAATTAAAAATAACGCAAATCTTGAACCGAGCTTATGTTTAAAAATTAAATTATGAGCTGCTTCATGGACAAAAACCCCCAATGAATGAAGCACAAACTGCCCCACAAAAAGAGCGATCGCGCCAATAGCAAACCAAGGTAAATCTCTCACTAGCCAAGCGATTAGCCACTGTAAAGCAACTAATAAAGCGATCGCCAAGATTGACGGTGGATAGTTGCCAAAATATTGCTTGATTTCAGGATATTGGCGTAGTATTATGCGACTTCGTTCAATATGCCACTGACTATCGCTTGACATAGCGTTATTTATTCTTTGCCAAAGTCTTAAATGCGATCGCTATATCTAATCGCCATAAGTTTAAGCCTCACTTTCGGCATCAGCTTCAGGTTTAGAAGTAGGATCTTGCTCGGAGGATGCTTGAAGAGATTCAGGCTGGCTCGCTTCTTTTTCAGTTTTGTTGCCAGAAGTCGCCTCTGCCACCGAACTTTGAGCTTTTTGCCATCTCTCATCAGCGTTAGCCATTACCTGTGCTAACTTTTCGATATTTTCGCCAGGATATTCTTCTAAAGCCTTGATTGAAAGAGACATCCGATTTTGATATTCATCGATCTGTTTGATCACAACTTTAATTTCTTGTCCGACTTCAAAGATAGTGTTCATAGATTCAACCCGCGCGCCACTAATTTCTTTGATATGTAGTAAACCCGTTGCCCCTTCGAGATCGACAAAGACACCATAAGGCTTGATATTGACAATTTTACCCGCCATCAAAGCTCCTTCTCTGATGCTGTCCATCGCCACGGCGCGCATGGCATCTCGTTGAGATAAAACTAACTTTCGGTTTTCTTGGTTTACTTCTAAAAAAGTAGCCGTTAGAAGCTGCCCAACTAAAGATTCTAAATTATCTCGTTGCTGTAGGTGCGATCGCGGTATAAAGGCTCGCAATCCAGAAACTTCTCCCGTCACACCACCTTTATTTGCCCCGGTGATGCGCACTTGGGTTGATTTGCCAGTTTCCGCCATCTCCTTGATATCTGCCCAAGCTCGATCTAAGGCTAATTGACGAATCGAGAGAGTAACTTGTCCATCAGAGTCTTGTTCGCGAATAATTAAAAACTCTCTGGTTTCACCCACGGGTAAAATTGCGTCTAAGTTATTCACAAAACCTAGTGCAGCTTCATTAGTGGGAACAAAGGCAGGAGATTTACCACCAATATCAACATATGCACCATCGGAGGTAACTTGGATTACCGTTCCCTGTATTTTCTGCCCTCTACTAAACTCATAATTATATTCTTGAAGAGCATTCTCAAAATCTTCCATCGAGAAAGCTTGAGCCGAGTTAGGAACGGAGGTTGAATCAGACATAGTAGTGTATATGGTGAATATTAACGGACTATAGGTCAAAACTCGATTGAGTTTCTTACCCTAAAGCAAGCCGATACAGTCAGCAAGTGCTGACCGAACCAGTTAAGCTGAGTAAATTTTAAACTACTTACAGCTTTTGGCTAAACAAGTCTAGCACTTTTTCCCAAGCATCTTCGGCCGTATCAGGATTATAGCTCTTACGACCATCGCACATAAATCCGTGAGTTGCGCCTGGATAACGGAATATTTGATGGTCAATATTT from Coleofasciculaceae cyanobacterium includes:
- a CDS encoding fatty acid desaturase; this translates as MSSDSQWHIERSRIILRQYPEIKQYFGNYPPSILAIALLVALQWLIAWLVRDLPWFAIGAIALFVGQFVLHSLGVFVHEAAHNLIFKHKLGSRFALFLIICGSLSFGESLNYLWLHGKTHHLQLNDYQYDHELWDRNRVKFASNHICWRITESLLHLLPGGMIITDLIISRLVKADTRQVKPAKISPGFNILLTIISLSLYTFAWVVFSPQAALYLFWSLTLMVSNWGITFRGQSIAEHHIYQQGKTFSTYSWTNIPFFNTGYHDEHHTFPSVPWIHLPKIKQIAPEYFTNDNPYSYFQWWWYWAKSVFAPIGYNRYLPKPDSAVLKDERKLNPQQKL
- a CDS encoding S1 RNA-binding domain-containing protein — its product is MSDSTSVPNSAQAFSMEDFENALQEYNYEFSRGQKIQGTVIQVTSDGAYVDIGGKSPAFVPTNEAALGFVNNLDAILPVGETREFLIIREQDSDGQVTLSIRQLALDRAWADIKEMAETGKSTQVRITGANKGGVTGEVSGLRAFIPRSHLQQRDNLESLVGQLLTATFLEVNQENRKLVLSQRDAMRAVAMDSIREGALMAGKIVNIKPYGVFVDLEGATGLLHIKEISGARVESMNTIFEVGQEIKVVIKQIDEYQNRMSLSIKALEEYPGENIEKLAQVMANADERWQKAQSSVAEATSGNKTEKEASQPESLQASSEQDPTSKPEADAESEA